AGTTAAGGTAATTTTTTGCGTTGCAGTTAAAGCAATTTCTCCACCGTTGACACTAATTTTCTTCGCTGTCCCGGTTGTCCCAGATTTAACTGTAATGTCACCTGTGGAAGTCAAACTAATAGTTTTATTACTATCATCACAGCGAAATTTGTGTCCGCCAGTAGTTTCTAACTCGGCAAATTTCTCGCTGTCATTCATTCGCAAATTATGACCATCTACTGTTTGCAGATATGCGCCTTTTTTAGTCGTGCTTTTGTCTTCTTCAACAAATTGGAGTTTATGTCCAACACGGGTTTTAAAAGTTCTTAGGCGCACTTTCCCGCCAACAACAGTATCCGCCACTGCTTCTGGTGGTGCATCTGTGCCATTCCACACACCACCAATCACATAAGGACGGTGAATATCTCCGTGTTCAAAGGCTACTAAAACTTCGTCGTTAATTTCTGGTAAACAGTCAAAACCCCGACCTATACCTGCACCTACACTCACAACTCTTGCCCAATTGCTTTCATGTTCTTCAGTTAATGTCGGAAACTTCACCCGCACACGACCCCAACCTTTCGGGTCGTTGTTATTACTAACTACGCCCACTAAAAGAGTTTGTCCTGGTTGCAGATGTTTTTGGGGTGACAGAGTTGCTAACAAGTCTCCAGAACGCAAACCACGGACACTAAACTCTGTGACAAATTTTCGCTCATGGAACAGATGGCGAGTTTCCGTAACGTAATAGCTACCACTGTAACTGCCCATATCTGTCAACTTAATTACTTTACCCGGTCTGATTTCGGGATTTCCTTCACCCTTTGCATCAGCTGCAACAAATTCACCGCCCAGTTCATTACACAAAGCTTGGGCAATTTTCTGGGATTCAGCGGCACTAAACACAGGTTGATCTACCACAATCATTTTCGGACTGATGCTGAATTTTGTACTAGTTGAACTGCCTTTACCATTATCTGTGCTAGTAATTACTTGTTCTGTAGAGGCTGTAGAAATAATAGGCTTCTTTGTAGTGTAGTCCCACCCCCGCACTTCCACAGAACTGACTTGTTCCGCAGTACTAACACGAACCCGGAAGCTATGGATATCTTCTAACCATTTGAGCGATAAAGATTGGTCTTGTGCGGGTTGGCGAAAGTTTAATTTGCTATCTTGCACATACAACTCAAAGCCGAGACGGGCTGCTCTTTCCCGCAGAAATTCCATATTGGTCTGATTTTCTTGAAAGACGTAATCATGAACAATAGTGGTAGAAGTAACTGTACCTGCTGTAATGCCTGCTTCCTTAATAACTTGATTCACAACATCGCTATCGGTGACATTTTGAAAGGAGCGATTATATCGTCCTCGATGCAAGCGATGAGAAATATCATAGCCACGAATCACGATAGGAGCTTGAGAACCACTGGTGAACTCAGTTTCTATGGCTGTAACTTCCCCTTCTAATACGTAACCTTGCTCTGCATCTTCAAAATCTACGTTTTGCGTCGTGCTAGAAATAAAACCGAGTTTAATTTTTTTACCAATAGCAAATAACTTTTGATGTTTCCACGTTTCCTCTGCTGTCAATCCTGGAAAGTAATCATTGCGAATTACTAAAGTAAACATTCCTGGTAGATGTAGACTTTCTTCTACTGTGATTTGCAAAATATCATTCAGCAAATCAGCAGAAGCAGGAGTGCCATCAATTTGCAATAGTGGCTCAGGTATGTAAAGGACAGGCATACACATTGGCAAGAGGAGGTTGCCTATAGCCTAATGAATATGGGGCATTACAGACTATTCCCCAAAGGTCGAATTAACTCCGGCTACTTCTGCTGTCGCCAGTCCGGTTTACACTGCTAGATGTACCCATACCTGGCTGAGAAATTGATTCATCAACTTCTTCTAGAGTGAGGTTAACTTTAGCACGTACTGGTGTACCGTCGGGCAGAAATAAAGTGAGGCTGTAGTTGAGAGATTGGACAAAACAGCGTAAATATTGCTGATCACCCCAGGTAAATATATACACTGGTGGGCGTTTTTCTTTACCTGCGCCAGCTTCGGCAAAGTTAACGGCTTTTTCAAATTTTTTGAGATGGGTGAGAACGCTAGAACCGTCTTCGTAGGTGTCAAATATGATGTTACTAATACTGAGTCTGCATGGTTCTGGGTAAGCAAAACTAACTTTTGGTAAGCCTCTTCCGGTACGCGCACCACTGCTTTTGGTCAAGTTAATTTGCTGCGAGAAGTCTAACTGGCTGGGGTTAAACATGAATTCGATATCTGGCGCAGCTTGTTCTGTGGCGATGAGTTTTGCTTTGACTAAACGAGTTGTCATAGTTGGGGAGGGATGGAATTGATAAAGTCAAAAATA
This window of the Nostoc sp. HK-01 genome carries:
- a CDS encoding Rhs element Vgr protein; its protein translation is MCMPVLYIPEPLLQIDGTPASADLLNDILQITVEESLHLPGMFTLVIRNDYFPGLTAEETWKHQKLFAIGKKIKLGFISSTTQNVDFEDAEQGYVLEGEVTAIETEFTSGSQAPIVIRGYDISHRLHRGRYNRSFQNVTDSDVVNQVIKEAGITAGTVTSTTIVHDYVFQENQTNMEFLRERAARLGFELYVQDSKLNFRQPAQDQSLSLKWLEDIHSFRVRVSTAEQVSSVEVRGWDYTTKKPIISTASTEQVITSTDNGKGSSTSTKFSISPKMIVVDQPVFSAAESQKIAQALCNELGGEFVAADAKGEGNPEIRPGKVIKLTDMGSYSGSYYVTETRHLFHERKFVTEFSVRGLRSGDLLATLSPQKHLQPGQTLLVGVVSNNNDPKGWGRVRVKFPTLTEEHESNWARVVSVGAGIGRGFDCLPEINDEVLVAFEHGDIHRPYVIGGVWNGTDAPPEAVADTVVGGKVRLRTFKTRVGHKLQFVEEDKSTTKKGAYLQTVDGHNLRMNDSEKFAELETTGGHKFRCDDSNKTISLTSTGDITVKSGTTGTAKKISVNGGEIALTATQKITLTVGGTSIELTPSGITMRTTGTLSIQSGSSISVQAGGSLSANAGGAISANSGSSVSVNAGAAVSINGAASVGILGGVIRLNC